Proteins co-encoded in one Halococcoides cellulosivorans genomic window:
- a CDS encoding outer membrane protein assembly factor BamB family protein: MTEYRVYLDRLYTPAWERTFEGYIAQVVEHDGRLIFRLRTERSKNLIALDVDTGDRVWQVSEGARPTMRFPGYEWCTIVGDRLWATTAEAESRYRIDLDDGQVRERISDSTVPAATGTLETDSPVHQVRSDGDVAIALVDGSDGKRLLGVTTDGKQAWEHEGGDGGFSTLRSGPDGVTALQDDPEIWLAVDPDTGELRPARPQLLENEIAMPNGRRIDRFDSVNRFDRHAKTVVELKEQRSWSPYRFVDRDTEATLGWVDDPDDQRLVCLSQDGSTRWTRSTRVDEERFVTFRSFGDRPTLRTDDGRWFDLDLETGDVSLACGTSGLPLPGETRSVPLDVQMAFQVDDVVVVRFDVETDRSVPIADLEAFEPVQPPLDHAPTFGELTEERPVIGVGLDGTLRWQLEGAGAAFPGFKDVPGVSAWVYDFHITWNPYTGECTDTGSRR, from the coding sequence GTGACTGAGTACCGTGTCTATCTCGATCGTCTGTATACGCCGGCGTGGGAACGGACGTTCGAGGGGTATATCGCGCAGGTCGTCGAGCACGATGGGCGGCTGATCTTCCGACTCCGAACGGAGCGTTCGAAGAACCTGATCGCGCTGGACGTCGATACCGGCGACCGGGTATGGCAAGTCTCTGAGGGGGCCCGACCGACGATGAGATTTCCAGGCTATGAGTGGTGTACGATCGTCGGCGACCGCCTCTGGGCTACAACAGCGGAGGCCGAATCCCGATACCGGATCGATCTCGACGATGGCCAGGTCCGGGAGCGTATCTCCGACTCGACTGTCCCGGCGGCCACAGGCACCCTCGAAACCGATAGCCCTGTCCACCAGGTCCGCTCCGATGGCGATGTGGCGATTGCCCTTGTCGACGGCAGCGACGGCAAGCGGTTGCTCGGCGTCACTACAGACGGGAAGCAAGCCTGGGAACACGAGGGCGGTGACGGTGGCTTCTCGACGCTTCGATCCGGGCCCGATGGCGTGACCGCGTTGCAGGACGACCCCGAGATCTGGCTGGCTGTCGACCCAGACACTGGTGAACTGCGTCCGGCCCGCCCGCAGCTACTCGAAAACGAGATCGCAATGCCGAACGGCCGTCGGATCGACCGCTTCGACAGCGTCAATCGCTTCGATCGGCACGCGAAAACGGTAGTGGAACTCAAAGAACAGAGATCGTGGTCTCCCTATCGGTTCGTCGATCGCGATACGGAGGCGACCCTGGGCTGGGTAGACGATCCGGACGACCAGCGTCTCGTCTGTTTGAGCCAGGACGGATCGACGCGATGGACTCGATCGACTCGAGTCGACGAAGAGCGGTTCGTTACCTTCCGGTCGTTCGGTGACCGGCCAACCCTTCGAACGGACGACGGACGCTGGTTCGATCTGGACCTTGAGACTGGTGACGTGTCGCTGGCCTGCGGGACCAGTGGCCTGCCGTTGCCCGGGGAAACACGATCAGTCCCGCTCGACGTGCAGATGGCGTTTCAGGTCGACGATGTCGTGGTGGTGCGGTTCGATGTGGAGACCGACCGATCGGTCCCAATCGCTGACCTCGAGGCGTTCGAACCGGTCCAGCCACCGCTCGACCACGCCCCGACGTTCGGCGAACTCACCGAAGAACGACCGGTGATCGGCGTTGGACTCGACGGGACACTCCGCTGGCAACTGGAAGGCGCGGGTGCTGCGTTTCCTGGATTCAAGGACGTTCCTGGTGTGAGTGCCTGGGTGTACGACTTTCATATCACCTGGAATCCGTACACTGGCGAGTGCACCGATACCGGCTCGCGACGATGA
- a CDS encoding PQQ-like beta-propeller repeat protein: MTEYRVYLSRLHTPAWERTFDGQIKQVIEHEGRLLVRFSTGVRKNVVALDPSTGELEWTVSESVRPTMKNPGFGWCTILGDTLWGETARATSRYRIDPDDGHVQEEGISGYTVPAAEGSLETDSRVYQVRSDGDVAIALVDGSDGKRLLGVTPDGKLAWENTGEDGEFSTIRSGPERVTALVDDQEIWHTVDPETGELRPARPQLAGNEIAMPNGRRIDRFDSVERLDRHAKTVVELKEHRSRAPYRFVDRDTKATLVWVGDSDDQRLVCLDQDGSRRWTRSTRAGEGRFVTFRSMGDRPTLRTDDGRWFDLNLETGDVSLACGTSGLPLPGEARSAPLDVQTAFQIDDVVVVRFDVETDRSVPIAELEAFETVQPPLDHAPQFGEITEERPVIGVGLDGLLRWHLEGVGIAFPGFGDVPGVSTWVCDDYMTWNPYTGECTKTGWRR, encoded by the coding sequence GTGACCGAGTACCGGGTCTATCTCAGCCGCCTCCATACCCCGGCATGGGAACGGACATTCGACGGGCAGATCAAGCAGGTCATCGAGCACGAAGGTCGGTTGCTCGTGCGATTCTCGACGGGGGTTCGAAAAAACGTGGTCGCGCTGGACCCCAGTACCGGCGAGTTGGAGTGGACTGTCTCAGAGAGTGTCCGACCGACGATGAAGAACCCTGGATTTGGATGGTGTACCATCCTCGGCGACACTCTCTGGGGCGAGACAGCAAGGGCCACGTCCCGATACCGGATTGACCCCGACGATGGGCACGTCCAGGAGGAGGGCATCTCCGGCTATACTGTCCCGGCGGCAGAGGGCAGTCTCGAGACAGACAGTCGCGTCTACCAGGTCCGCTCCGACGGCGACGTGGCGATCGCCCTCGTCGACGGCAGCGACGGCAAGCGATTGCTCGGCGTCACTCCTGACGGGAAGCTAGCCTGGGAAAACACGGGCGAAGACGGTGAGTTCTCGACGATTCGATCCGGGCCCGAACGCGTGACCGCGTTGGTGGACGATCAAGAGATCTGGCACACTGTCGACCCAGAGACCGGTGAGCTGCGTCCTGCCCGCCCACAACTGGCCGGCAACGAGATTGCAATGCCGAACGGTCGTCGGATCGATCGGTTCGACAGTGTCGAACGCCTCGATCGGCACGCGAAGACGGTAGTGGAACTCAAAGAGCACAGATCACGGGCCCCCTACCGGTTTGTCGATCGCGACACGAAGGCGACCCTGGTCTGGGTGGGCGATTCGGACGACCAGCGCCTCGTCTGCCTCGACCAGGATGGATCGAGGCGATGGACTCGGTCGACTCGAGCAGGCGAAGGTCGCTTCGTCACGTTCCGATCGATGGGTGACCGGCCAACCCTTCGAACGGACGACGGCCGCTGGTTCGATCTTAACCTTGAGACTGGTGACGTGTCGCTGGCCTGCGGGACCAGTGGCCTCCCGTTGCCAGGGGAGGCACGATCAGCCCCGCTCGACGTGCAGACGGCGTTTCAGATCGACGATGTCGTGGTGGTGCGGTTCGACGTGGAGACCGACCGATCGGTCCCAATCGCCGAGCTTGAGGCATTCGAAACAGTCCAGCCACCGCTCGACCACGCCCCGCAGTTCGGCGAAATCACCGAAGAGCGACCGGTGATCGGTGTCGGCCTCGACGGATTGCTCCGCTGGCACCTGGAAGGCGTGGGAATTGCGTTTCCTGGATTCGGGGACGTTCCCGGAGTGAGTACTTGGGTGTGCGACGACTATATGACCTGGAATCCGTATACTGGCGAGTGCACTAAAACCGGCTGGCGGCGGTAA
- a CDS encoding biosurfactant protein 1 — translation MHNRYTDFEELRPTGEVSHIPDDTLEDGCDGDPQRQRVATSTGGYPDVSSDAEAECQSCGASIPVGQTKCRCCLSNHLGNEAVSTDETATTLLGIVHMVVDSTTFYGAVAKGRAATKLYTATGTESADDFTLIYDLEEAPAPQLTDRWPSLPDAVHVNSPAGEQLLSAARDPTGWAGRGTSATDRQAPTQFYDECGHEIHDESRLSEVLDDADHAVWLVPAMALTDAAGEDESDSQRSSRPSVERLDCQNCGQATEHRFKAYESVPDETWSGQPIWGCQECGTARYGPALE, via the coding sequence ATGCACAACCGATATACTGACTTCGAGGAACTACGGCCAACCGGCGAGGTATCCCACATTCCAGACGACACTCTCGAAGACGGCTGTGATGGCGACCCCCAGCGGCAACGCGTCGCAACGAGCACAGGGGGCTATCCCGACGTCTCGTCGGATGCCGAAGCGGAATGCCAGTCCTGTGGGGCTTCGATCCCAGTTGGCCAGACAAAGTGCCGGTGCTGCCTCAGCAACCACCTCGGCAACGAAGCCGTCAGTACGGACGAGACGGCGACGACGTTGCTCGGGATCGTCCACATGGTCGTCGATTCGACCACGTTCTACGGCGCTGTCGCGAAGGGCAGGGCCGCCACGAAACTCTACACCGCCACGGGAACGGAGTCGGCCGACGACTTTACGCTCATCTACGACCTCGAGGAGGCGCCTGCACCGCAGCTGACCGATCGATGGCCATCCCTCCCCGACGCAGTCCACGTTAACTCACCAGCGGGTGAGCAGCTGCTCTCAGCCGCCCGTGATCCAACAGGATGGGCTGGGCGCGGCACGTCGGCGACCGACCGGCAGGCCCCGACGCAGTTCTACGACGAGTGTGGACACGAGATCCACGATGAGTCTCGCCTCAGTGAGGTCCTCGACGACGCCGACCACGCGGTCTGGCTGGTCCCAGCGATGGCACTGACCGACGCTGCTGGCGAGGATGAATCAGATAGCCAGCGTTCGTCCCGACCGAGTGTTGAGCGCCTCGACTGTCAGAACTGCGGCCAGGCGACCGAGCATCGGTTCAAGGCCTACGAATCGGTCCCAGACGAGACGTGGTCAGGGCAACCGATCTGGGGGTGCCAAGAGTGTGGCACAGCTCGCTACGGCCCCGCCCTCGAGTAG
- a CDS encoding DUF7342 family protein, with product MSESPGDGVQSWAESMNARERIRSVAETLREPRSVNWISEQADAAWGTTSEELQALVEQGQLRRVEDGETTRYRPDFTRLLFEEIRTLIEENTREELRNELAAITEEIEEWQATYDVETWEDLEQSLADGDLGSEELRERRDVIAFWRENEEDRRLIKHALELYSDVIAAREEMTDVADRATS from the coding sequence ATGTCCGAGTCTCCGGGAGATGGCGTCCAATCGTGGGCTGAGTCGATGAATGCCCGCGAACGTATTCGGTCGGTCGCGGAGACGCTTCGCGAACCCCGCTCAGTCAACTGGATTAGCGAGCAGGCCGACGCCGCATGGGGCACGACCAGCGAGGAACTTCAGGCGCTCGTCGAGCAGGGGCAGCTGCGCCGCGTTGAGGACGGGGAGACGACGCGCTATCGGCCGGACTTCACGCGACTGCTCTTCGAGGAAATCCGCACGCTCATCGAGGAGAACACGCGCGAGGAGCTTCGGAACGAATTGGCCGCGATCACCGAGGAGATTGAGGAGTGGCAGGCCACCTACGACGTCGAGACGTGGGAGGATCTCGAACAGTCGCTTGCCGACGGCGATCTCGGAAGTGAAGAACTCCGCGAACGGCGCGACGTTATCGCGTTCTGGCGCGAGAACGAGGAGGATCGTCGCCTCATCAAACACGCATTGGAACTCTATTCAGATGTCATAGCTGCTCGCGAGGAAATGACCGATGTGGCTGACCGCGCCACGAGCTAA
- a CDS encoding transcription initiation factor IIB, translated as MATRDIYDTGFDEDIRTDSSANHCPECDGRVSTNAIETLCEDCGLVIQDQRIDHGPEWRAYDEEDCERTGAPLTAARHDRGLSTEIGRGTDAKGNTLSGRKRRQVARMKREHSRGRFQSKAERNLAHGLGEVRRIVSALELSETIRDQSCQLFRSAQNENLLCGRSIEAIAAASVYGACRCNGLSRLRGEVTEMARVAASRVTNAYNMLNKELGLPAEPVVPSMYVPRLASDLNCPDAIHQRARGLAERAEELGATTGVHPAGFAAACLYTAGLEQGHGLTQAEAADAANISTATIRAHQETIAERAD; from the coding sequence ATGGCAACGAGAGACATCTACGACACTGGCTTCGACGAGGACATTCGAACGGACTCGAGTGCAAACCACTGTCCCGAATGCGACGGTCGGGTCAGCACCAACGCGATCGAAACACTCTGCGAAGACTGCGGCCTGGTCATCCAGGACCAGCGTATCGACCACGGGCCGGAGTGGCGGGCATACGACGAGGAGGACTGCGAACGAACGGGGGCACCGCTGACGGCCGCTCGGCACGACCGGGGCCTCTCGACCGAAATCGGTCGCGGTACCGACGCAAAGGGGAACACACTCTCCGGGCGGAAACGCCGCCAAGTCGCCCGAATGAAACGCGAGCACAGCCGGGGACGGTTTCAGTCGAAGGCCGAGCGGAACCTCGCACACGGGCTCGGAGAGGTCCGCCGGATCGTGAGCGCCCTTGAGCTGTCCGAAACTATTCGTGACCAGTCGTGCCAGCTCTTCCGGAGTGCTCAGAACGAGAATCTGCTTTGTGGCCGATCTATCGAGGCCATCGCCGCCGCCAGCGTATACGGAGCCTGCCGGTGCAATGGCCTCTCGCGATTGCGAGGCGAGGTCACAGAGATGGCCCGTGTCGCGGCGTCGCGAGTCACGAATGCCTACAACATGCTGAACAAAGAACTGGGCCTCCCTGCCGAACCCGTCGTCCCCAGTATGTACGTACCCCGACTGGCCTCAGACCTCAATTGTCCCGATGCGATCCACCAGCGGGCGCGGGGACTCGCGGAGCGGGCTGAAGAACTGGGAGCCACGACAGGCGTCCATCCGGCCGGGTTCGCAGCGGCCTGCCTCTACACAGCCGGTCTCGAGCAGGGCCACGGGCTGACGCAAGCCGAGGCCGCAGACGCCGCCAACATCTCGACGGCGACCATCCGAGCGCATCAGGAGACGATCGCTGAACGAGCTGACTAG
- a CDS encoding DNA-binding protein, which yields MSINNASGKVVSVDEQAFETAGGRAVDEEGFPVVDETPEFEATVEQEIQAKVDANHPDGIADTSEDRIYGVTLEQEECIRAREAELEHISAQAELGTQEGREERTRAVVSEQCRREEHEAVKRTDPREKLSQDELATVNEQARRIKAKVNGGWSRAVVAKQMAEKVQRGEDVTTAVLETLEDLKAAPGAIVPIADVPNVPVGEVTVEGTIETLWEPSSPSIQQVGLIEDESEKIKFTVWTKSNQPVVQEGETVQFRGAAKNWYKGRCSIALTGWSQIWFPERGQWWTV from the coding sequence ATGTCAATTAACAACGCTAGTGGAAAAGTTGTTTCGGTCGATGAACAGGCATTCGAGACAGCGGGCGGTCGGGCGGTCGATGAAGAGGGCTTCCCGGTCGTCGACGAGACGCCGGAGTTCGAGGCGACAGTCGAGCAGGAGATACAGGCAAAGGTGGATGCAAACCACCCGGACGGGATCGCAGACACGAGCGAGGATCGGATATACGGAGTCACCCTCGAACAGGAGGAATGCATTCGAGCACGGGAAGCCGAACTGGAACACATCAGTGCCCAGGCCGAGCTGGGAACGCAGGAGGGACGGGAAGAGCGCACGCGGGCGGTCGTCAGCGAGCAGTGTCGCCGTGAAGAGCACGAGGCAGTGAAACGGACGGATCCCCGAGAGAAACTATCACAGGACGAACTCGCAACGGTGAACGAGCAGGCGAGGCGGATCAAGGCCAAGGTGAACGGTGGCTGGTCGAGAGCAGTCGTCGCGAAACAGATGGCAGAAAAGGTCCAGCGCGGTGAGGACGTCACGACGGCGGTGCTGGAGACACTCGAAGATCTGAAGGCGGCGCCGGGGGCGATCGTGCCCATTGCAGATGTGCCGAACGTCCCGGTCGGTGAGGTAACCGTCGAAGGGACCATCGAGACACTCTGGGAGCCATCCTCACCAAGCATCCAACAAGTCGGGCTCATCGAAGACGAAAGCGAGAAAATCAAGTTCACCGTCTGGACCAAGAGCAACCAGCCGGTCGTGCAAGAAGGCGAAACGGTCCAGTTCCGGGGAGCAGCCAAGAACTGGTACAAAGGTCGGTGCTCAATCGCGCTGACCGGGTGGTCGCAGATCTGGTTCCCAGAGCGCGGTCAGTGGTGGACAGTATAG
- a CDS encoding DUF7342 family protein — MDITDIPDDAYAGDESPPDLNELESLESLLTDGPIRERLLDIIIELRTPTKVSDIADLVDCDTETARDYLEWFTEMGIVHRHDGRPVRYERNNTYFQWRRINHIRDEYTDQEIVNALSDALDQIEDYRAQFDADAPNDVSLVEASRDMSTEDAWEALSEWETLERRATLLDAARRDDLAASSKPGPIDA; from the coding sequence ATGGATATCACCGACATCCCCGACGATGCGTACGCTGGTGACGAATCGCCGCCCGACCTCAACGAACTCGAATCACTCGAGTCACTACTCACGGACGGCCCCATTCGGGAGCGACTCCTCGACATCATCATCGAACTGCGAACTCCCACGAAGGTCTCTGACATCGCAGACCTCGTTGACTGTGATACTGAGACCGCCCGCGACTACCTCGAATGGTTCACCGAGATGGGGATCGTTCACCGTCACGACGGCCGCCCCGTTCGATACGAGCGTAACAATACGTACTTTCAGTGGCGACGCATCAACCATATCCGCGACGAATACACTGACCAAGAGATCGTCAATGCGCTCTCAGACGCCCTTGATCAAATCGAAGACTACAGAGCCCAGTTCGATGCAGACGCTCCCAACGATGTCTCGCTGGTGGAAGCCAGTCGTGACATGTCAACCGAAGACGCGTGGGAGGCACTCTCCGAGTGGGAAACGCTCGAACGTAGAGCAACGCTCCTCGACGCGGCACGACGCGATGACTTAGCAGCCAGTAGCAAACCCGGCCCGATCGATGCCTGA
- a CDS encoding DUF7558 family protein — MQQTLVGCAFCDAPPGTETGVAHTWRQDERVSHPICVDCAIQTRSDPDECNLYACDGCGLVVDALAALTRFRVEVGHLDGPLRDSEVTGISHFQLFSSFDFSSSLSERRMRPRFEQK, encoded by the coding sequence ATGCAACAAACACTCGTCGGCTGTGCTTTTTGCGACGCCCCGCCCGGCACCGAGACTGGCGTGGCGCATACCTGGAGACAAGACGAGCGAGTCAGCCACCCGATCTGTGTCGACTGCGCCATCCAGACGCGGTCGGACCCCGACGAGTGCAACCTCTACGCCTGCGACGGCTGTGGCCTCGTCGTCGACGCGCTCGCGGCGCTGACGCGGTTCCGCGTTGAGGTCGGACATCTCGACGGTCCGTTGCGCGACTCCGAGGTAACCGGAATATCTCATTTCCAGCTCTTCTCATCGTTCGATTTCAGCAGCAGTCTTAGCGAAAGACGAATGCGACCGCGATTCGAACAGAAATAA
- a CDS encoding PQQ-binding-like beta-propeller repeat protein, which yields MNGPSRRRFLKGSAIAIAGLAGCSSLSGHPPADCSDEELVHESDANLNQAASWPSYQYDSANTGHNPEASGPKDDVEVAWRYPACTEAESGAVVHDGRVSAGGLVVDGQTGRAVGGEWDSHASTPTFDNGRVYVGAHDLLALDATTGERDWTFETDSDSGGLATPAVEDGTVYTRGQFDDPTIYAVDASNGEEIWRFEPDSEGRFPLAVADETVYSIDETSTIYAINATSGEEQWRRTPSADIKRSTPVIGDGILYLGTGEGDLLALDADDGSNVWRRSLGTGSVGPVAIADGTLFLPGQEKSLIALTASDGHEEWRRSVSATLSGPPVVADDIVYVVAGQTLYTFDASNGDEGWQFETREVLFGDYERGWVNSGLAVVDDLVYVATAPGDLYALQAQ from the coding sequence ATGAACGGGCCCTCCCGTCGACGGTTCCTCAAGGGAAGTGCCATCGCTATCGCTGGTCTAGCAGGCTGTTCATCCCTCTCAGGCCACCCACCAGCTGACTGTTCCGACGAAGAGTTGGTTCACGAATCTGACGCCAATCTTAACCAGGCAGCATCGTGGCCATCGTACCAGTACGACTCGGCGAACACCGGACACAATCCGGAGGCGAGCGGTCCGAAAGACGATGTCGAGGTGGCCTGGCGATATCCCGCGTGTACAGAGGCCGAATCCGGTGCCGTCGTCCACGACGGACGTGTTTCTGCCGGTGGTCTCGTAGTGGACGGTCAGACGGGCCGCGCGGTCGGTGGTGAGTGGGACAGCCACGCTAGTACACCGACGTTCGACAACGGACGAGTATACGTTGGGGCGCACGATTTACTCGCACTTGACGCGACGACTGGCGAACGTGATTGGACGTTCGAGACCGACAGTGATAGCGGTGGGCTGGCGACTCCAGCCGTCGAAGACGGGACAGTATACACGCGAGGCCAATTCGACGATCCGACTATCTACGCCGTCGATGCATCGAACGGAGAGGAAATCTGGCGATTTGAACCCGACAGTGAGGGTCGTTTTCCGCTGGCGGTTGCCGACGAGACGGTCTACAGCATCGACGAAACATCGACAATCTACGCGATAAACGCGACCAGCGGAGAGGAACAGTGGCGTCGAACCCCATCGGCCGATATCAAGCGTTCGACTCCAGTCATCGGGGACGGAATCCTATATCTCGGTACAGGTGAGGGAGACCTCCTTGCCCTCGATGCCGACGATGGATCGAATGTGTGGCGACGTAGCCTTGGCACCGGCTCCGTTGGTCCTGTCGCTATCGCTGATGGAACCCTATTCCTTCCAGGCCAGGAAAAGTCTTTGATAGCACTGACTGCGTCTGACGGGCACGAAGAGTGGAGGCGTTCCGTCAGTGCGACGCTCTCGGGACCACCTGTCGTCGCAGATGATATTGTGTACGTCGTCGCAGGCCAAACGCTGTACACCTTCGATGCGAGTAACGGCGACGAAGGCTGGCAGTTCGAAACAAGAGAAGTACTGTTCGGAGACTACGAGCGAGGCTGGGTTAATAGTGGTCTCGCCGTCGTTGACGACCTCGTATATGTTGCCACGGCTCCCGGTGATCTCTATGCTCTTCAAGCACAGTGA
- a CDS encoding primase-associated protein yields the protein MSTSVPTEDEDAAYRVAALPVEYGETRINQLFTRGYNRYVVDGEDQPEDLLHDIERFGTAAFKEQVRADAVEEPFVDEPGTLAVLATLSAICVKAHPKFEHASPRNIQVLYDIRELFVNNLASLIRAHGDGSLQQDIAEVLYRKEPGEDGPHPGRVCTGITELPEFGDGLYLEIPMVAASRSCLVREGEGSRSDGGELLTRVKDNYLYVPVGDFDTKYREYAERAFKALLQVQEDGLSEDQLTWLTTNESAITERIDRFLETGHHERIWRNWDRGERTIRVLRRALNDVSDDIAQTGEFHTAKELYRAIEAYDAEDDWESSVTDWISSPSSLAKTLADHESHSAVTIDRDGRVNTYRIERSGTGAEQIEVQEIEDLFELPCMANMEERLHEKKPVRKDLYNFARMVMWLPQYRDRSLEEIVADLKAVFARWPWYDEQQTEYQVRYEFSNTIDGDTPLPMNCDNDDLQRYCIGQDQCPYSIWGSLPFPDEMYEQVDEESGGRPEEF from the coding sequence ATGAGTACGAGTGTCCCCACCGAGGATGAGGACGCGGCGTATCGGGTCGCCGCGCTCCCGGTGGAGTACGGTGAGACCCGCATCAACCAGCTGTTTACGCGTGGCTACAACCGATACGTCGTCGACGGCGAGGACCAGCCCGAAGACCTCCTCCACGACATCGAGCGGTTCGGAACGGCCGCGTTCAAAGAACAGGTGCGTGCCGACGCCGTCGAGGAGCCGTTCGTCGACGAGCCGGGGACGCTCGCCGTGCTCGCGACGTTGAGTGCGATCTGTGTGAAAGCCCACCCGAAATTCGAGCACGCGTCGCCACGGAACATCCAGGTGCTCTACGACATCCGGGAGCTGTTCGTCAACAATCTCGCGTCGCTCATCCGCGCCCACGGTGACGGGTCGCTCCAGCAGGACATCGCCGAGGTGCTGTACCGCAAGGAGCCCGGCGAGGACGGCCCACACCCCGGCCGCGTCTGTACGGGCATCACCGAGCTGCCGGAGTTCGGGGATGGCCTGTATCTCGAAATCCCGATGGTGGCGGCCTCTCGCAGCTGTCTCGTTCGGGAAGGCGAAGGGTCGAGGAGTGATGGCGGAGAGCTACTGACGCGAGTGAAAGACAACTACCTGTACGTCCCGGTCGGCGATTTCGACACCAAGTATCGGGAGTATGCCGAGCGGGCGTTCAAGGCGCTTCTCCAGGTGCAGGAGGATGGCCTCTCAGAAGATCAGCTGACGTGGTTGACCACGAACGAGTCGGCGATTACAGAGCGGATCGACCGCTTCCTCGAGACCGGACATCACGAGCGCATCTGGCGAAACTGGGACCGTGGCGAGCGGACGATCCGCGTGCTTCGACGGGCGCTCAACGATGTCTCCGACGACATCGCCCAAACGGGGGAGTTCCACACCGCGAAAGAACTCTATCGTGCGATCGAGGCGTACGATGCCGAAGACGACTGGGAATCCTCGGTGACGGACTGGATCTCGAGTCCGAGTAGTCTCGCAAAGACGCTCGCCGACCACGAGTCCCACTCGGCCGTCACGATCGACCGCGATGGGCGAGTCAACACGTATCGAATCGAACGATCCGGGACCGGCGCAGAGCAGATCGAGGTCCAGGAGATCGAGGACCTCTTCGAACTGCCCTGTATGGCGAACATGGAGGAGCGGCTGCACGAGAAAAAGCCCGTCCGGAAAGACCTCTACAACTTCGCGCGAATGGTGATGTGGCTCCCGCAGTATCGAGACCGCAGCCTTGAGGAGATCGTCGCGGACCTCAAGGCTGTCTTCGCCCGGTGGCCGTGGTATGACGAGCAGCAAACCGAGTACCAGGTTCGCTACGAGTTCTCGAACACGATCGACGGCGACACGCCGTTGCCAATGAACTGCGACAACGACGATCTACAGCGTTACTGCATCGGCCAGGACCAGTGTCCCTATTCGATCTGGGGCAGTCTCCCCTTCCCTGATGAGATGTACGAGCAGGTCGACGAGGAGTCCGGCGGTCGCCCCGAGGAGTTCTGA
- a CDS encoding bifunctional DNA primase/polymerase — protein sequence MTWRQATREEIDAFYATEFPRHVENLPEFITADGPKQYAVAFRDPHPVRKDDVPDREFIRRDTWQTDASGDRTTANFDDVDDVVEFIRHPARNDPLDRSRFALADPDVVDKKDPRPDAVYYALDHWERPWVLLVDIDAKEIARQRAAEMVSIAVDDPDSDAFLDAVGILEAAPEGYPYAFEDVDRAIEYGFEVRDIFEDDFDAEETMVVYTGQGVHVYLLDTDPAHRYDAQSREVLNDLLLESYEIPIDPVVTADRRRVARLPYSLHADVCKIVQPIESPAFDVQSATPEVIDQ from the coding sequence ATGACGTGGCGGCAGGCGACCCGCGAGGAGATCGACGCGTTCTACGCCACGGAGTTTCCCCGCCACGTCGAGAATCTTCCCGAGTTCATCACGGCTGACGGGCCGAAACAGTACGCCGTCGCCTTTCGAGATCCCCATCCCGTTCGCAAAGACGACGTCCCCGACAGGGAGTTCATCCGACGGGATACGTGGCAGACCGATGCATCGGGCGACCGAACGACCGCCAATTTCGACGACGTCGACGATGTCGTGGAGTTCATTCGGCATCCGGCTCGCAATGATCCGCTCGATCGGAGCCGGTTCGCGCTCGCCGATCCGGATGTCGTGGACAAAAAGGATCCACGCCCCGACGCAGTCTATTACGCACTGGATCATTGGGAGCGGCCGTGGGTCCTCCTCGTCGATATCGACGCGAAAGAGATCGCCAGGCAACGAGCAGCGGAGATGGTCTCGATAGCCGTCGACGACCCGGACAGCGATGCGTTTCTCGATGCCGTCGGGATCCTCGAGGCCGCTCCGGAGGGGTATCCGTATGCCTTCGAGGATGTCGACCGGGCGATCGAGTACGGGTTCGAAGTGCGCGACATCTTCGAGGATGATTTCGACGCCGAGGAGACGATGGTCGTGTACACCGGGCAAGGCGTCCACGTCTACCTCCTCGATACGGACCCGGCGCACCGATACGACGCACAGAGCCGAGAAGTGTTGAACGACCTCCTCCTCGAGAGCTACGAGATCCCCATCGACCCCGTCGTGACGGCCGACCGCCGGCGCGTCGCTCGCCTGCCCTACTCGCTTCACGCCGACGTCTGCAAAATCGTCCAGCCGATCGAGAGTCCGGCGTTCGACGTGCAGTCCGCGACGCCGGAGGTGATCGACCAATGA